The DNA segment TTTTCGGTTTAATGTTGATTCTTTTTTAGATAATAAAGAATTAGCAAAGAAATATAAAAATGGATCCATGATCGTTTTTCGGCTTGCGCCGCCAGATTATCATCGCTATCACTTTCCGGTAAGTGGAACAACCTCATCTTCAAATATAAAAATTGATGGTGATTATTACTCCGTCAATCCTTTGGCTCTCCGTAAAAAAGCCGAAATTTTCTGGCTCAACAAACGGGAATATGGAGTAATTGAAAGTCCAGCTTTTGGTGATATTGTCATGGTAGAAGTTGGTGCCACCATGGTTGGAAGCATGATTCAAACTTACTCGGGTACGACTGTAAAAAAAGGGCAAGAAAAAAGATATTTTAAATTTGGCGGTTCTACGATAGTTCTATTGTTTGAAAAAAATCAAATTAAAATTGATGCTGATTTATTGTCCAATACAGCAAACGGCCTGGAAACGACCATAAAAATGGGCGAACAGATTGCAGTAAAAAAATAAAAGCCGCCTTATTGCTAAGACGGCTGATAAAAATACAGATCGCAGAATTTAATACATAAAAGTCAAACCTCCTCCAAACCCAAACTCACTATCATAGTTTGTGGATATTGAAACCCATTTTTGCACTATATATTTTAGTCCAAAATCAAATTCTTTATCAGAATTCACGGCAAAACTTCCGCGAATTCTAGGTGAGATTTTAATTCTTTCACGGCTCAATTCCAAACGGACTTTTCCATTGTTATCAACGTTAGCATCGGCTGTCACCAAAAATGGTAAGATGTAACGAATACCCGCGATGGCTACGTTTTCATTTTCAGGCATCACATTTTGTCCAAACCACGTTTTTGCCAGGTCATGTGTTTTCTGCGTTCTAAAACCTACATAAGGCATTGCCCACTGATATTTCCCAAGAAAGCGTCCTACCTTTACACTTCCTTCATAATGCGTGAAATCATAGTTGGAATGTAATTCATTAACGTTCATCCAACGTGCACCAAGCATACTCATGTTTTCAAGATGTAATTTATTAGAAGCAACATCCAGCATTGCCGTTGTGCTGATCATTCTGTTGGTGTTTAGAAACTTTCGGTAAGCCGCTTCTTTATTCGGAAGCTGCGGATTGGATGCCGAATTTTCATACGTGAAGACCTTGCCCATTCCGGTCATCATGTGATAAAGAATATGACAGTGAAAAAACCAGTCTCCATCCTGATTCGCTGCAAACTCAATCGTATTGGTTTCCATCGGTGCCATATCGACTACATTTTTCAGTGGCGAATATTCACCTTTAGAATTAATCAAGCGAAAATCATGACCGTGAAGATGCATCGGATGACGCATCATCGAATTATTGTACATCGTAATTCGTACAACCTGACCTTTTTTAATTAAAATCTTATCACTTTCAGAGACTGTTTTATTATCTAAAGTCCAAAGGTAATTTCGCATATTTCCTTCGAGTGTAAAATTTAATTCCTTTACATTATCATCAGGCAGTGAAGTTTTAAAGGGCGATTTCAGCATATTATAACTCAGGCGTTTGATCGTTTTCGTATCAGACTCACCCATATTATGCGTACTGTGATCCATTTCACCATTTGCCGAATTCGTATCCATTTTACTATGATCCATTTCTTTGTCAGAGTCCATTTTCTTACCAGAAGATTTCTCCTTCATGCCCATCATTTCATTCATATGCTTCATCGTCTGCATTCTTTGGCTTTTTGAAATTTTGGGATACATGACTTCATTCATATCCATCATCTGATTGCCCATCGTCATGTTCATCGGTTTCATATCACCGCTCATCTCCATCATGCCGTTCATCATCTTCATTCCTTCAAAAAGCATCAATTTTGGCAGGTTTGGCGCTTCCACTTTGTCACCGTTACCTAACCACAAAGAAGCGTGCCCCTGGCGGTCTTCGGACGTGGAACGGAATTCAAAACTTTTATTTTCGGGGATCGTAACTACAATATCATAGGTTTCAGAAACACCCACGATCAATCGGTCCACTTCCACAGGTTCTACTTCATTACCATCATTTCCTATAACAGTAATTTTTCCGCCACCATAATTCAACCAGAAGTACGAAGATGATCCACCGTTGACCACACGCAGATGAACTTTATCACCGGCCTTCAAATTTTTATAATCAGAAGAAATTTTACCATTGATGAGAAAATTATTGTAGTAAACATCGCTCACATCCATGGCTTCCATTCGTTTCCATTCGTTCAAAAGTTTGGTGCCGAAATGACCAACTTTCGCCGCCTCGGAATAACTTTGAACGGTACCTTTTTTCACGGACCAATAATCTCCCTGATCCATGTGCAGACGACGCATGATCTGTTTCGGATTCTCATCCGTCCATTCTCCAAGAAGAACCGGAATATCCGCATCGAATTTTTTGTCAGGCTGACCATCTCTTTTTTGGAAAACCAAAATACCATTCATCCCAATCTGTTCTTGAGTTCCCTCATGAGAATGGTACCAATAGGTTCCATTTTGAGAAATACGAAATTTGTACAAATGCGTTTCACCGGGTTTAACTTCTTTCGTTGTTAGATAAGGAACGCCATCCATTTCATTGGGTAGAATTACGCCGTGCCAGTGAAGACCTGTGTTTTCTTTCAATTGATTATGCAGATAAATTTCTGCAGTATCTCCTTCTTTAAAATATAAAGTTGGTGCCTGCAATTTTCCATTCGTGGCAATGGCCCGGGCGGGTTTTCCGCTAAAATTAACAAGCGTGTCTTTTACGTACAGATCATAACGAACCGTTTTTCCACCAAAAGAAATTTTTCCGGTAGACTCGTTTTTTGAATCCGTTTTTTTCTCCATATGCATAGTGTGGTTCTGAGAAAATCCCTGAACCGACACGACTAGAAAAAGAAGCGTGCATAATTTTAAAAAGTTGGGTATTTTATTTTTCATTTTCTAATCTTTTAATCATGGCTTTCATTTCTTCAATTTCTTTTCTTTGAGCCTTGATGATATCATTTGCTAATTTCTTCACTTCAGGATCTTTGATATCGGCGCGTTCACTTGTTAATATGGCAATTGAATGGTGAGGGATCATAGCGCGCATCCATAGCAGGTCGTCAATTGGTTTTTGCGCACGGACTAAATAAAGAGAGCCGAAAAACAGCAGAAGACTTCCGACGACAATTGCAATATTATGTTTTTTGTTTTTATACATTTTCAGCATAAAACCGAACATTAGTAAAGCCATCGAGGCAATCATTAGACAAGTCATATAAAATCTGGTCATGCTGAAATAAACATGATCCAATTCGTAAGTGTTAAAATACATGACCACATACATAACGATGAACGAAACTGCCATCATCAATAAAAATTTCGGATACGGATTAGAATGTGATTTATTTTGTTCTGAATGAGTATTCATAATTGTAAATTTTCGTTAGTGTTGATAAACTGTTAGATCTCCATAATCTTCCACTCCATGATAAACAGGAATGGAAAATTATCAGTGAAAATAGAGCGGTAAAAGTTTTATTATTTTAAAACGTTTTTCACACTTCCACATTTCAACATCGAACTGCCGTAGTAAGGATTTCTGATCTCTTTTTCAGCACTTAACCAAGAAGCATCTGCCATGGGACAATACTGTACAAATACAGAATCATCGGCAAGTTTGAATTTTTGACCTAATGAAATCATATTTAAAGAAAGTGTATTAAAGAACTCTCTCTGCTTATCGATACTTCTGTTTTCTGCAATTTGAGATGCGTCTTTTCGCAAGATATCTAAGTTGCCTTCCGATAAAACTTTGTAGTCAACCATTGAGGCAGATTTTGCAAAGTTGCTAGCTGCTTTTGAGGCTTCGTCAGAATTATCTGAAGCTAAAGCCGTTTTGATGTTCAAATAATTTTGATAGAGTCTTGAAATGGAAGTATCACTCTTTTGAGCCGAAATGTTTAGAATTGAAAATATAGAAAATACGGTTGTGAAAATTAATTTTTTCATTGTAATAAATTTTAGATTGTTTTAAATAGGGAAGGTCCAAAAACATTTGGACACGGGAAATCATCATTAATCATAAGAAAAATGATGTTCTATTCTAAATTCTAAAATTACAGTGAGAAATAAATAAAGGAAGTTCCGCTGTCTCAGGCGGCGCGTTGATATGAATTGAAAAATTGTTACGCTCTAAAATCGGTGTTATAAAGTTAACAAAATATTCCTGTGGAAGAACTGCTCCTATTGGAGCATCATTAATAAATGAAATATTTGCTTTTGGACCTACATCAGTTTTTAAAACTTTGACTTCACTTTTACAGCAATCTTTTTTATCTTCTGTTCCACAAACGTCACACGTTTTACTTGACGAAACCGAAGAAACTAAAATTTGATCCAGACAATAATGCACGTTATAAACCATTCCGGAAGAAAATCCGAAATAGAAAACGGTAAACATGATGGCAAGATATTTTTTCAATTTTAATAATATTCGGTAAAGATACAAAATGAGAAAAGAATTGATCGGATAAACAATTGATAACGTGTATTAAACTTATGTTAAAATAAAAAAGGGATCAGCTTAATATACTAATCCCCTATTTAATTTTTAACGACTACTATAAGTCCTTAAAGGTTTATTTTACGTTAAATTTACCTTTCATCATAGAATAATGTCCTGGGAATGAACAAAGGAAATCATACGTTCCTTTTTCGGGTGCCTGGAAAGTTATCGTGTCAGATTCGCCACCACCAATCAGTTTGGTATGTGCGATAATTTCACTTGTGTCAGCTGGAATGTAGCCATCTTTCTGAGCTTTCGCTGCTTCTGCTTCGAATTTATCGAGATCAGTACCTTTTTTCAATAGCACAAAGTTGTGTCCCATTGAAGCCATCGGCATGGTACCGGTATGGTTCAAAGTAAGAACAACAGTTTGTCCTTCATAAACATCAATTTCTGAAAGATCATACTGCATCTTATCATTCCCATTTAAAGTGATATTAATCGTATCCTGCTTGGCAGGATCAACAACAGTAGTTTTTTCAACGGTAGTTTCTACTGGTGCATCAGAAACAACAGAACTTTCTTCTGTTTTGTTACAAGAAATTAAAAGCGTACTGCTAATTGCTAATAACGCTAGAACGGATTTGATTTTTGAATAATTCATATTGTATTATTTTTATCAAAGATAGATATTTACTACGAATAAAGCAAGCTCAAATTTAAACAATACCCAATAAAATCGAGCAGACCGCATCAACAATTGATTTACATCTTGTAATTTTTCAAAACTATATCAAGACAA comes from the Chryseobacterium sp. SNU WT5 genome and includes:
- a CDS encoding DUF305 domain-containing protein codes for the protein MNTHSEQNKSHSNPYPKFLLMMAVSFIVMYVVMYFNTYELDHVYFSMTRFYMTCLMIASMALLMFGFMLKMYKNKKHNIAIVVGSLLLFFGSLYLVRAQKPIDDLLWMRAMIPHHSIAILTSERADIKDPEVKKLANDIIKAQRKEIEEMKAMIKRLENEK
- a CDS encoding multicopper oxidase domain-containing protein, translating into MKNKIPNFLKLCTLLFLVVSVQGFSQNHTMHMEKKTDSKNESTGKISFGGKTVRYDLYVKDTLVNFSGKPARAIATNGKLQAPTLYFKEGDTAEIYLHNQLKENTGLHWHGVILPNEMDGVPYLTTKEVKPGETHLYKFRISQNGTYWYHSHEGTQEQIGMNGILVFQKRDGQPDKKFDADIPVLLGEWTDENPKQIMRRLHMDQGDYWSVKKGTVQSYSEAAKVGHFGTKLLNEWKRMEAMDVSDVYYNNFLINGKISSDYKNLKAGDKVHLRVVNGGSSSYFWLNYGGGKITVIGNDGNEVEPVEVDRLIVGVSETYDIVVTIPENKSFEFRSTSEDRQGHASLWLGNGDKVEAPNLPKLMLFEGMKMMNGMMEMSGDMKPMNMTMGNQMMDMNEVMYPKISKSQRMQTMKHMNEMMGMKEKSSGKKMDSDKEMDHSKMDTNSANGEMDHSTHNMGESDTKTIKRLSYNMLKSPFKTSLPDDNVKELNFTLEGNMRNYLWTLDNKTVSESDKILIKKGQVVRITMYNNSMMRHPMHLHGHDFRLINSKGEYSPLKNVVDMAPMETNTIEFAANQDGDWFFHCHILYHMMTGMGKVFTYENSASNPQLPNKEAAYRKFLNTNRMISTTAMLDVASNKLHLENMSMLGARWMNVNELHSNYDFTHYEGSVKVGRFLGKYQWAMPYVGFRTQKTHDLAKTWFGQNVMPENENVAIAGIRYILPFLVTADANVDNNGKVRLELSRERIKISPRIRGSFAVNSDKEFDFGLKYIVQKWVSISTNYDSEFGFGGGLTFMY
- the azu gene encoding azurin: MNYSKIKSVLALLAISSTLLISCNKTEESSVVSDAPVETTVEKTTVVDPAKQDTINITLNGNDKMQYDLSEIDVYEGQTVVLTLNHTGTMPMASMGHNFVLLKKGTDLDKFEAEAAKAQKDGYIPADTSEIIAHTKLIGGGESDTITFQAPEKGTYDFLCSFPGHYSMMKGKFNVK
- a CDS encoding phosphatidylserine decarboxylase; its protein translation is MKFKKPNKKWTIVWFIAAIIFVLAVFPVPSQNPIKYIDRESGQVKTENVYGEKWLDWLYHNPVGEATLWTIAKRKIVTSIYGDMMDKESSASKIKPFIKEYDVDISIAQKQSFNSFNDFFTRKLKPEARPIDADSLVVTSPADGKILVYNNVSKSDFYIKGFRFNVDSFLDNKELAKKYKNGSMIVFRLAPPDYHRYHFPVSGTTSSSNIKIDGDYYSVNPLALRKKAEIFWLNKREYGVIESPAFGDIVMVEVGATMVGSMIQTYSGTTVKKGQEKRYFKFGGSTIVLLFEKNQIKIDADLLSNTANGLETTIKMGEQIAVKK
- a CDS encoding HYC_CC_PP family protein, which encodes MKKYLAIMFTVFYFGFSSGMVYNVHYCLDQILVSSVSSSKTCDVCGTEDKKDCCKSEVKVLKTDVGPKANISFINDAPIGAVLPQEYFVNFITPILERNNFSIHINAPPETAELPLFISHCNFRI
- a CDS encoding DUF3347 domain-containing protein, giving the protein MKKLIFTTVFSIFSILNISAQKSDTSISRLYQNYLNIKTALASDNSDEASKAASNFAKSASMVDYKVLSEGNLDILRKDASQIAENRSIDKQREFFNTLSLNMISLGQKFKLADDSVFVQYCPMADASWLSAEKEIRNPYYGSSMLKCGSVKNVLK